One Sparus aurata chromosome 23, fSpaAur1.1, whole genome shotgun sequence genomic window, tgaggactgtgggtctgaggactgagtaCTGAGAACTGAGGACTGAGTGTCTGGGGACTGAGGACTTGGGGTCTGATGACTgggggtctgaggactgaggactgtgGACTGAGGACTGgggactgaggactgaggacgGAGGGACTGAGTTCTGCGGACTGAGGGTCTGGAGACTGAGGACTGGGGGTCTGGGGACTGggggtctgaggacagaggactGTGGACTGGGGGTCTGAGGACTGaaggactgaggactgagggtctggggactgagggtctgaggactgagggtctggGGACTGAAGGTCTGatgtctgaggactgaggactgtgggtctgaggactgaggactgagaactgaggactgagggtctgaggacaaAATACgacaaaacatgatgaaacacGACgagacacaacaaaacaactgagAGTCTGATGACGGAGGGTCTGGTAGAGGAGGAAAGGACTGTAAACTTGCCATCAGGCTGGACCGTCTCCTGGTGTGATGAGTTGATGATAGCAGGGCAGTAAGTCGTTGTGCAGCAGGCAGAGCTCCACATGTTGGAGATGAAGTCAAGTGAAGCAGCATCTACGtgttatttcagtttatttgaGCCTTAAAGACAAAAGATGTTCTTGTTCctgtgaagctgctgcagattCATCTGTTCACCTCATAAAGATAAACAACATTACAGCCTGTGATTTACATGTGAAGGCGGCCGgagagtctctgtgtgtgtttaagcaaACAGAAGGTCATTTATCTGCACAGGCAGCTGACTGTTATTCAAATACAGAGTTCTtgtttcaaaaatatttttgttctgttctaACGGCTCACAGTGTCCATCACTCACACAGAGGAGCAGTAACCTTACAGATGCATGACATCATGTCACCTCATCAATAAGTGAAGGTCGGAGCTGTTTGAGTTGTTGGACACACAGCTGATGGAAACTTCAGTGTGTCGTCAATAAGAAGGTGCTTACTCATATCTGAGATATATCTATAGACCCTGTGCATGTTACCATaacaaccaatcaaccaatcaacagCTGACCTCGACTTTATTGATCTCACCTGGtgcaaaatacatttcatttacattcacattcatcaggggcttttgtccaaagcaacttacaataagtacatttgtcacaagtgCATGCTCTGCGGGGtcaaggtgaagtctgaacagatgagtcttgagtcttttgctgAAGATAATGTTGAAATCCAtaagataaaacatacaatCCTACACATCACATCCAcgcagtctggtctgcaggacTCAAACCATCAACCCATCTCCTGATACAATatcaataacacaaacaaaacaaaagaaagtgtCACTTATCAAACACAAAGCCTTCACAACGAAACACAACGACTTGATCATTAAACTTTATCCAGTTCATAGAGAGCTgacaaaccccccccccacacacacccccacacacacacacacacacacacacacacacacacccacacacacccacaccccacacacacaccaccacacacacacacacacacacacacacacacaccccacacacacccacacccacacacacccacacccacacacacacacacacacacccacccacacccacacccacacacacccacacccacacccacccacacccacacacacacacacacacacacagttgactGAAGTTATTCATTACCTTCACAGGTGAAATGAACACGTGTCGTTTCCATTAATAACCTGGATAACGTTATCAGCCTCGTCTCTCTATCGTTTCTTCATACGTGACAAACCTCTTTGTCTCCAGCTGCCCAGGACTGGATGAGAATCCCACCTGGAGAGAAGGTGTGGCCAGTCAGCTTCTATAAATCTACAGGTTCTGTCCTGTTAAGCTCAGAGTTCAGAGGCTTCCTCTGATGCTCCAACAACCTGCAGACTGTCTTCAGACCGAGATCACATCCAGCATCCAGCTGCTGACCAACCAGCTGCTGACCAACcatcctgctgaccaaccatcctgctgaccaaccagctgctgaccaaccatcctgctgaccaaccatcctgctgaccaaccatcctgctgaccaaccagCTGCTGAGCAACCATCCTGCTGACCCTCTTCAGTGTCCATCTTCAGGTCTGTCTGTTGAGGGTTGTATTCATTCTAAACCTGAGAGGATCAGTGTGCACTAATTATGGTCTCCTTTTCCACTGTGGAACTATTAATGGTTCTTCATACTGTCACTACTACAACTAGTACTGCTTCTACTTCTGTTGGTGGTATTATTATGATTACTAACTCATTTGTCAGCTTTGAAACCTGGTCGTGGCGCGCTGCACAGTAAAACAGGATAAATGTGAACATCAGGTCAGTATTCATGATAAAACTGGCTCCTACCATCCCAACTCACCTCccacttcatgtcatgtttaaaCTTCTATATTTAATTCAAATGACATGTTCCATTCATGGGATGTTGCAGAAtcctccagctgtactgcaaaTACCTTTGTAGTTATGAATTCTTGAAGTTTGATCCTCTGAGCTAAATGTGAGCTAAATGTTATCTTGTGAGTTGTTAACTGTTGGTTTGACATCTTGTTTTTCACTGGATTGTGTTGAAATGTGTTGTGAACctcacagagacactgaggatCGTTTACAACATGTGTGCTTTTAAATACTGGATGCTGAATGTCTACAGTCGTCACATTAATACGATTATTTCAAATATTAACTTCTCCACTAGATTATTCTGTTATCTTCAGCACATTTCTGACCTGCTCTGTTATGAAGCATCCAGACCTCTCAGCTGGTCTGGGATCAGGTCAACACTGCAGCTTCTTCTACTAGTCTTCATACTTGTATGCTGACAAAATAAATCATCTCTGAATAAATGTGTTGAGCAGAAATAATAAAGGagttattaatgtgtttgtcaTGTTGTGTGTTGGCAGTCATGGCGTCTCCtggcctgctgctcctcctgttgGTGTCgtcctccctcctgctctccaACGTCTCCGCGGATATCGAGAACATGATTCGATCTACAGGCCAAGTGGCTCGAAAGACCATTTCTATGTTCAATGACCTTGGTGTGCCTTTGTTGGCACTGATACCAGTTGATGGGAAGCTGATAAATCTTTGTACCAAGTTAGGACTCGGGGTCTTACTGAGATTGACTGGGAAAGATGAGAAATCAGTAGCAGATCTTCTCAAGTCGGAATTTAAAAGTCTTAATTCTAAGATCAATGAATATCATGCAGAGCAGAAATGGCAGATCTGGGCAGCTGGTGGCTTCCACAAACCAGAGCTGGAAATAAAAGTAGCCTGGGAGCAGTTTGAAATACTTATCAGCAGTTTGCCCGGTAAAAATGAGGACGATGTAAAGAACCTTAAAGATGAATTTATTAAGAAATACATCAAATCTGGCATAGATGAATTGCACACATACCTGAAGGCTGAAGAACCATCCCTCATAAACAACCTTGGAAAGGGGCTGGTTGAAGAGTTTAAATGTCATGAAAAAGATATTCTAGGATATATTGTATTGATTAATTCACTTATCTACAAGGGCAATCTGATGAACCATTTCAGCTACCAACACGAGAAAACTCAGACTCAGCAAAAGATTGATCACTCAGCTGAAATTGCATACAAGAGTTCATCAGTATTGTTCGAACTTCACAAGTCCTGCATTTTCAACAGTTATAAGTATATTGAAAAGGAGGTGAAAGACCTCATTAATGACCAAAAACGCAGAAAACTGGCACATGAAGTCAGGTCATTCTTGGCGGAGACATATGACAGGTATGACTGGATGGTTGTTGCATATAAAACCACGAACTCTGACCATACCGAATTAAGATCACTGAACAAACACACCTTGACAGGGTTTCATGAAGCGGTAACATCAGGGGCTGTAAGTGTGTCCTTCGTCAGACAGGTGAAGGGGACTCACACAATGGCAGATAAAGTTGGACGAGCCATTGAAAGATGCATCAGTAAGACGTATGACTGTCATAAGGTAGCAGAGAAACTCAAGGACTGTAAAGAAAAAGTGGACGGAATTGAATTGTCCAAGACTTACACAGCAGTGCACGCCTTCGTGGACAAAGCCCACCATAGTTACGAGGCAGAAATAGTTCCAGAGCATCCAATCAGCCGTGACGACACAACAGTTCCTTATCTTTATAAAGGAGTGTGTAAAAAATATAAACTCAGCATTCCACTGATAAAATATGGTGGCAAATTTGTGGTTTTGATTAAAAGTGATGAAGAGATAAAGATACAAGATCCCTGCAAAGACATGAAATGTAGTGGTGACAATAGAGAAGGCGATAGAGGCAATTGTGTTCCTATACCAGAAACCTTCAGAGCGATGTGTGAGTGTAAGCGTCCATACTACGGCGAACACTGTGAGCTCAGCATAGACGACTACAAGAAGGAGTTACAGAAAGACTTGGAGGACCGGTCAGAAAGTGCTACAGGGTAACAGCAGGATTATAACCGCTGCATCATAGTCGACCTGCAGGAGTCTGCTGGTGTCGACTAATTTCAtgaaatgagtttcttgtcttTAACAGACGCTCCAGCACTTTGTCTGCCTGTTAGACATCTTACTGAAGCTGATGTAACACAGGAAGTTTAATCCACACCAAAATATCAGAGTAAATACTGACAGCTAGTTG contains:
- the LOC115575077 gene encoding uncharacterized protein LOC115575077, whose translation is MASPGLLLLLLVSSSLLLSNVSADIENMIRSTGQVARKTISMFNDLGVPLLALIPVDGKLINLCTKLGLGVLLRLTGKDEKSVADLLKSEFKSLNSKINEYHAEQKWQIWAAGGFHKPELEIKVAWEQFEILISSLPGKNEDDVKNLKDEFIKKYIKSGIDELHTYLKAEEPSLINNLGKGLVEEFKCHEKDILGYIVLINSLIYKGNLMNHFSYQHEKTQTQQKIDHSAEIAYKSSSVLFELHKSCIFNSYKYIEKEVKDLINDQKRRKLAHEVRSFLAETYDRYDWMVVAYKTTNSDHTELRSLNKHTLTGFHEAVTSGAVSVSFVRQVKGTHTMADKVGRAIERCISKTYDCHKVAEKLKDCKEKVDGIELSKTYTAVHAFVDKAHHSYEAEIVPEHPISRDDTTVPYLYKGVCKKYKLSIPLIKYGGKFVVLIKSDEEIKIQDPCKDMKCSGDNREGDRGNCVPIPETFRAMCECKRPYYGEHCELSIDDYKKELQKDLEDRSESATG